TGCCTGGTCCTGACCTCTCCTAAAGCCTTACACTGGGTCGTGCGCTTCAGTATCCAGCACAGGAGCAGAACAGGAAAGACTGGACTCGTCAGCCGCTCTCTACTCTACTGTGAATGTactgctgaaggacctgtgatgatgtcaccgtcatgtgatcagtgcgggggcggagctagccaggAGAGTCACTGATCAAATGACGGTGACATCACCCCAgatccttcagctctggcagtgcagcagatactgggcaggtcctggtcggtagtcagggctcttgttctctctggtatcagccattcctccagcctgcaggtaagatgagctgtgaggagacagtgtggtggagagttcagacatgtcacctctggagattctcctccattacacacagggaatccttctccgctcctcagcttagtatgatgggggggagtagtagtgggaatagtgggggttgtcatcattcaCTGCTGGATGAGAGAATCTGCTCCGTGTGAATGAGGTTTTCACTGCCAGGAGATTATATATGGGACTCACTGATTAACCTTTATTCCTTTTATTTGGAGGGAGGATGAAGAAAACCAGCAATACGAGCCTTCTCCTGAATGAGCCACcgaggatggacaggaaggagatcagcagaagaatattagacctcaccttggagatcatctccctgctgagcggagaggtaaacttttctagatttctctcctctttattgtattctgtaacaagtcagacatcgggaaggagaatccatcataggaagtgataggaagagtccagggtcctggagaacggcctccagaccttccaagtgacggagaacctgaaggtcagcccccagtatggtgagtgatgtatcatgtgaccagtgaccaatagtcatgttgtaggagccatgagaaggtaagtaggcacgttgtacccaggaggaaagggctggaggagagcacatggcccctgaagggtttattccctaagtgtctctctccgtccacaggagtacacaatagtgaagaagacatcgggggactgtgtgactcccatcatccatctccaggagtcaggagggcggagcaggacccctcaccccatcacagagcctccccctgcccccctgatacatgagcagaagatcctagagctcacccacaagatgatggagctgctgactggagaggtgacactactgggaatgctgggaaattctccagtaacagcactggaggggtctgggtgatgacggtgtcattgtgttgtcaggttcctctaaggtgtcaggatgtcactgtctatttctccatggaggagtgggagtatatagaaggccacaaggacctgtacaaggaggccatgatggaggagcaccagcctcttatatcacaaggtaagagccgtcatgtgcagtgtatacacgtgtgtgcagtgacatgtaatggaggagcaccagcctcttatatcacaaggtaagagccgtcatgtgcagtgtatacacgtgtgtgcagtgacatgtaatggaggagcaccagcctcttatatcacaaggtaagagccgtcatgtgcagtgtatacacgtgtgtgcagtgacatgtaatggaggagcaccagcctcttatatcacaaggtaagagccgtcatgtgcagtgtatacacgtgtgtgcagtgacatgtaatagaggagcaccagcctcttatatcacaaggtaagacccgtcatgtgcagtgtatacacgtgtgtgcagtgacatgtaatggaggagcaccagcctcttatatcacagggtaagagccgtcatgtgcagtgtatacacgtgtgtgcagtgacatgtaatggaggagcactagcctcttatatcacaaggtaagagccgtcatgtgcagtgtatacacgtgtgtgcagtgacatgtaatggaggagcaccagcctcttatatcacaaggtaagagccgtcatgtgcagtgtatacacgtgtgtgcagtgacatgtaatggaggagcaccagcctcttatatcacaaggtaagagcagtcatgtgcagtgtatacacgtgtgtgcagtgacatgtaatggaggagcaccagcctcttatatcacaaggtaagagcctgGAGGAGCAATGTGcaactaaggcctcatacacacggccggtgtgcgtccgttccgtgcattaaGGACCGCAAATTGCGTGCGCCGACTGGGACGGATCCAGagccatttaacttgaatgaatCCGTGATCCGTCTAcagcgcaaaaaaatagaacatgttctatttttttgcggtgtggaggcacagacagaaacaccatggaagcatgcctccattccgcaccgcatctccgtaattgcggacccattcaagtgattcaAGCCGatgtcccgtgtattgcggacccgccgtatgcatgAGGCGTAAGTGACATGACCGGGTATAAAGAGAGGCAGAGTCTTCCAGAAGCAAAGATGGGCAGAGGTCACCAATCTGTGAGAAACTGCATAAAAAATTGTGGAGTAATTTTAAAATCATGTTCCTCAAAGCAAAGTGGAGGAACCTTTAATTTCCCACCATCTACAGGACATAATATCATCAAAAGGTTCAGGGAATCTGGAGAAATCCACGTGTACAAGGCCGATGGTCAGTATTGGATGCTCGTGGTCTACGGGCCTTCGTGCAGCACTGTGTTAATAACAGGCTGATTCTGTACTGGAAAccactgcatgggctcaggaacattccagaaatcGCTGTCTGTGACCACAGTTCACCATGTAATCCACAAATGCAAGTTTTTTTGTctttgtccgttccatttttctttgcggcccatatgcggaaccatttatatcaatggggccgcaagCAAAACGGAAAtgaatccgtgtgcattccgtgtccatgtgtctgtatgtccattccacaaaaatatagaacatgtccaattactgtccgttttgcagacagagataggacatttctgcaggagcCAAAAATAAATGGTGGCGTGCCCTCGGGCGGaatctgtgttttgcgaatctgcagactgcaaaacacttccggccgtgtgcatgagccgtaaAGCTGAGAATTAGTCTTATGTCAATACAATCCAGAAACACCGCCGTTTTCTCTGGGCCAAAGCTCATTTACAATGGAGGCAAAATGGAAaagtgttctgtggtcagatgaaccAAAATGTAAAATCTCCGGATGCTGTGGGGTTCCCCCATATGCAGATATGGAGGCGGCATGGTATTACTACTCTTGCACATATCACAGATAGGGGGTCTCTTTGTTCCTTCCAATATTTACAGGCCACTTATCATTTTCCTAGTCATGTACTGTATAATTATTATCAACTGAAACATGCCTTCCGGGCACAATTTGGGGGCCTTGATCTATTTTTCACCACTCCACTCCTTGAGGGTATGGCGAGCAATAAAGACCTCAGGAAACCACTGTCAGCATTCTATGGATATACCACCCGGAGTTTTACACCAATGTGAGATATAATATTACAGAAATGGCAAAGATGGCACGATGCTACACATGTTCTGGGACTGTAGAGTCTTACGGCCATATTGTAGAGAGGTTCTGGGGTTTATGGAGACTAATCTGACCATGCCAAATATACTGAGTCCCAAGGTTTGCCTCTTTGGGCTCGTTGATGACCTTCCTCTTGCTGTGGCTTTACGCACCTTACTTAAACTACTGTTCTATTATGCAAAACAGGTTATCCTATATAATTGGAAGCACCCAGAGAGGCCCACCAAAAATGCCTGGCTTAGAGAGGTGAATACGGTACTCCCACTTTTTAAGCTTACCTATTTATCCCGAGGTTGTCCTGATAAATTGACAAGGTCTGGGGACCTTTGTTAAGGATTCCTCCCACTGGTTTGGGACCTTTGGCTCCCTAGGTTTTACTTATTTTAGACTGTTGCGCCCACCCACCTTCCTcccacctttttttatttttttctcttccccTTCTCTGCTTTTTTGTTGGTTTGTTTTTACTGTTGTTAGGGAAAAGACTTCTAAGGCTATTGTTGGTGGCGATTGGGCTGTTTGTTGATCTAGATCACACACAAGCAACCGTCTACTAATGCTATTACTTTGAAGCCCAGTTGCACAATGTTTAGTTCATTTCTTTGTATTTGAGATGAAGAAAAGTTTAAGGAAATGGTGTCTTTACTATTGATGGCTAATTGTCCTATTGTCTGGACATCTATATTTTTCATGGCTAtgttttgtacttgctttgtatacAGAATTTCCTTCTACATACCGTTTCTTTGAATAAacggtcctttaaaaaaaaaaagcaaacgaTGGACACAGTGTCCTGCGGACTGAGGAGGAGATAGGACCATCCAGCTTATCAGCgcacagttcagaagcctgcatctctgatggtttgGTGTTACATTAGTGCCAAGGGTGTGGGCATCTGTAATAGATCAGTGATTGTGGAACCACTGTGACATGTAACTAGTTTGACATTGTGCcaaactttaaagaggacctttcactagtttaaaaactaaaaacgaactatatcagtgggcagagcggcgcccaggggtccccctgcacttactagtatgtctgggcggcgctccgtttgcccggtataggctccggtgtctgcatctccctctgttgtactgggcggagtttttgtattagggttgtcccttgctgcagcgctggccaatcgtagtgcACAGCTCATAgtctacgattggccagcgctgcagcaagggacaaccctaatacaaaaactccgcccagtacaacagagggagctgcagacaccggagcctataccgggcgaacggagcgccgcccagacatactagtaagtgcagggggacccctgggcgccgctctgcccactgatatagttcgtttttagtttttaaactagtgaaaggtcctctttaagggcgtTATTCTGGCACTTCcctagtattcaccctttaacccctggacAGGTTGACCAGACCGCTACTTCCTCGGATGGTCCTGGTGTACTTGAAAATGCACCCAAACCACAGATACAGTCTGAACAGGAACTAAGACTAagttcatgggccctggtacaaTAGTTCAGCTTGCACCTCTccccattctcccccccccccccccagtgctttGGGGCAAGGGAGTACCTAGCCTTTCTACTGCCTGAGGTAAAAACTGAAATGagtccccccccatgccaaattctcaacctaacctaacAAAGCACAGAAGGTAGAACTTGTGTGAATGCTACCTTCTCTTCTAACAGCTGCTTGGCAAGGATGGCGGGAGTcaagtcagacccctgctgatctgatatcgatgacctttcctgaggatagttcatcaatagtaaaaagaggacaacccctttaaagacatacttgggaaaacattacatacagctctacaaatcgtacaggagaatacagccccACATGTACCTTttgcatccagtgacgtctcctctgatatagatactctctctcctcatcttctccattcagaccagaccaccatgatgatttctttcagccgtctcctctctgcagagtttgacaaacggacatcttagtttcctacttttccatcatcctcctacagtcagaacaccccatcctgccaactctaatactgtgtccgctgtgttccccaatattatactgcagaaacagtcctcctGAAAAGTCCTACCAATAGAAAAAATGATCTGCCAGAGTGCATAGTGTTAACAGtctccccaatagtaataatgcccccattgtccatcaATGTGcctcagtacaaaaaaatacccccttatagtgtgcgctagtacaaaaaatacccgctTACTTTTCAGATCAGATCCTCAGATTAGACCTCCATTATACCTACAGATTCCCATATCACACCAGACACTATagacagaccccattagacctccaggcccccatctcagaccagacccccattaaaTATCAGAccagacttccagacccccccatatcagacctcagagcagatttgaaaaaaaaaaatattaacttacctctcctgctgccaTTCTCCCGGTCCGGCGGTCTCTCAGCTCTCTTCTCTTCTAGGGGCAGTGCTCCAGATGgcaaccaaaatggtcgccaatgcgattTAGAATTGCAAAAtagcgacaagactttgtagtcttgtcgccatttgcgcctagaccctctgCTGCTCTGCCTGTTTAAGAAAAATAGGCTTTCATCTAGCAGACATACGCTGCAAACGTCTGCTGCACGCCTGCTTTTTCTTCTGTGGTTCCTTTCCTTTAAAGTAAAAGGAACCACGGAGGAAAAAGCTGGCGCGCTCCGGTGTCAGGAGAAAGCCCCGCCTACACGCTTCACCATTGACTGCTGGGTCTAACCCGTGAACCACAATCTGCCGGTCTGCTAGGTGAGGAGAGCTCCTCTACTGATTCGGCAGAGCTGCCTGTGCCGGTATACACTCCAGACATGGGGAGCTCCTGTGTCCGCAGGATCAGGTACTTTTTATGTATGTAATTCTGCTCTCCTGGagatttaactttttatttattttttctttgtattttacTATATCATATAAATtgtattcttattttatatatatatcacatagtGTCTCCCATGACGTCATTAAGACTGATGCTATAGGACTGCCTCTAGGATACTCCTATGGGGTCGCATAACTCCAGACACACTCGGCAGCGTCTCCGTTCAGGGATATGTTACCACAGAGAATAGCCAGCACTGTATTTTCgggctcccatagcagtgaatgaaagggggggggcagctgcgtttcCTTCGGCAGCCCTTGTTTTGGAGATTACAGAACCCGCTGCTGTTGGACATTTATGGCGTCTTCTAGTTTTATGTTCCAGGTTGGAGTACCCCTTTACATCCTAACTGCCATGTGTTACAGCAAAGTAGGAGTTTTCTCACACTGGGGCCGCCACCAGTCCATTGACCCAAGGGGCCACAGTGCTAGGTAAAGCGTCCACCCGGAGTTTTCTCTAATCGGTGCCTCTCACAAACCCTACTGTGAAGGAGACGGGCAGTGGGGCGGAGGTGACGTTCCGTCAGGAGTGTTCGCTGTTTTTGGGGACCTTGGTGACAGTCCCTACAGTCAGCCTCCCGATAGTCCGGTGACAGCCATAGCCACCCTTTGCCGTATCTAATAGTCCGGTCACAGGCATAGCCATAGTCATTAACCAAAGGCAGAAGTGCATTCAAAATTAATGACTATTGTATTCACATCCAGCCTAATATGAATGTCATAAGTTTGTCTGCTCTATTGTttggaaaaaaaatcacacattcCAATTTTTATCTTCACAGAGAATCCAAATAAGAATTCTGAGGAAAACTTCATGTTATCATTAAATTATAATGTAGAAGATGAAGATATGCTGCTCTCTACAGGAGAAAACCTCATTAGCCttaatgtacatccaggacttcacagtacagatctgtCATATCATGAGGAACCTTTTCCTGACCAATCGCAGATTACCTCAAGTATAGGTCAGAAAGGGGGTGAAAGGTTTCATTGTGGTaaagagttcacaaaaatctcaggTCTTTCTACACACAGAAGAATTTATACAGGAGAGAagtcatattcatgttcagaatgtggaaaatgttttatgcAAAAATCAAagcttgttacacatgagagaattcacacaggagagaaaccgtattcatgttcaggatgtgggaaatgttttgcacgAAAATCTGTTCTTTTTACACATGCAAGAATTCACATAGGGgaaaaaccatattcatgttcagaatgtgggaaatgttttacagataaatcaactcttgttagacatgagagaagtcacacaggagagaaaccatattcatgttcagaatgtggaaaatgttttgcaCAAAATTCAGATCTTGGTAAACacaagagaagtcacacaggagagaagccatattcatgttcagaatgtgagaaatcttTTGTAGATAAATCAGGTCTTGCTAAACAtaggagaagtcacacaggaaagaagccatattcatgttcagaatgtgagaaacttTTTACAcataaatcatatcttgttatacataagagaagtcacacaggagaaaagccatattcatgttcagaatgtgagaaatcttTTGCAGATAAATCAGATCTTGCTAAAcataagagaagtcacacaggagagaagccatattcatgttcagaatgtgagaaatgttttgcaCAAAAATCAGATCTTGGTAAACAcaaaagaagtcacacaggagagaagccatatttatgttcagaatgtgggaaatgttttacacagaaatcatatcttgttgaacataagagaattcacacaggggagaagccattttcatgttcagaatgtggtaaatgttttacacggaaagcacatcttgttaaacatgagagaattcacacaggggagaagccattttcatgttcagaatgtggcaaatgttttaaaGAGAAAGcatatcttgttatacatgagagaattcacacaggggagaaaccatattcatgttcagaatgtggaaaatcttttacaacaaaatcaaatcttgttacacatggGATAAGTCACATGGCAGAgatgccatattcatgttcagaatgtgggaaatgttttaaaaccAAAGCATATCTTTTAactcatgagagaagtcacacaagagagaaaccatattcatgttcagaatgtgggacatATTTTACAGACAAATCAAATCTTCTTAGACATAagagagttcacacaggagagaaaccatattcatgttgaaaatgttttacagaaaaatcaaatcttgttaaacaACAGATATGTCACACTGAATAAAATTAGAGATGAGTACATGTCTTGAAATATGTTTTGGGTCAGATTCAAATGAATAAGTCAATTAACAgcctgtttaaagggaatctttcaccaACTTTTTACTATTAACTGTAATGGCTATCTTTACATGGTAAAACAATTCCCATTCATAAATGTTTGTCACCAAGGTGTGCACTGAATTTATCCATACTTCCCTAGTCTTCTCCCCTCTCTCCTTTATGTTATGGTACTTCAATACCAAATCTGTACAGAACATATCTCCAAGGCAAGAGCCCGCAAAAGGGAATGTAACGTGGCTTTTTGGAGCAGCAGCAGTATAGTATAGAACTTAATAgataaggcaggagatgtgcagctgtgtaggggtagtaaaAAAAGGCAGCAGGGGTAGTAGCTGCAAGGgcggcagtacagtatggaacctgacagacagGAGAGGAGATTTGTGGCTGTGTAGAGGTAGTAATAATGGCAGCAGGGGCAGTAGTAGCTGGAATGTCAGCAATACAGTATAAAACTTGAggaacaaggcaggagatgtgtgccGATGTAGGGGTCGTAGCagtggcagcacagtatggaacctgatagacaaggcaggagatgtgtgccGATGTAGGGGTCGTAGCAGTGGCAGCACAGTTTGGAACCTgatagacaaggcaggagatgtgtctttaaaggggttagtgAGTGCATTGCGGAAATAGATGACAGATACAGTCAGGGAACTGCACTGAAAttcagaattaggctactttcaccctcacgttttgtgcggatccgtcatggacggatccgttcagatagtagaaccgtctgcatccattcagaacggatccgtttgtattatctttaacatagccaagacgtatccatcttgaacaccattgaaagtcaatggaggacagatctgaaagtcaatggaggacagatctgttttctattgtgtcagttaaccacttaccgctactCTAACGCCGAAAGgagtcatctctgcggcgctcccaggctacgctaacgccgatcggcgtcatctcgcgtgagccgagatttcctgtgaacgcgcgctcacaggagcgcgcgttcacaggatcgcgcagttcacaagttcatctgcagcctgccggccgcgatcattggctggcaggctgtagatttttgaatcgtccaatgaaatggttatgtcagacgctattttgaaaatagcgtctgatataactgctgcctggtcctctggtggtccctttcgcttggatcgaccaccagaggacacaggcagctcagtaagtagcaccaaacaccacactacacattagatattaccctgtcatttattaaccccttatttagcacctgatcacccatattagactcccttatcacccccttgtccacccccctgtcattgatcacccccccctgtaagggtccctcatccctgccaggtagttagctacttgctaggtagtttagcgcccaccgcaccgcagtcaccgattagtcgctgattagcgtcatcgctgtcgctaatcagcactagtactatatagtatctgtaagtgatcaatactgatcgcaatcagatctatataagtacattagggtcaccttaggttctacaaaaaacgcagtgttcgcccgatcaggcctgatcttgtgcgcacacttgcgttcagtccgccccgccgcagtgacagaattttttttttctgatcactgcaaaaacaccgtaaaatcgctgcgccgctataaagatcacttttgagctttttggatctttattagcgatcgcagctttacttcgcaagcactcctttttactaggtaggtttgctctttttcccgggtagtctcagaggaataccccctaaatttagtgaacccaaaatgtcaaacaaggggtattccgctgaagaggcctacaggattctggccgtgatggatgaaagcgatggggacgcctcatccgctgaatccagtggttcagaatatgaacctgtagacagcagtggcactctaacggctagtgaggatgacgaggtagaggtccctgctacggccagacgtacccgatcccatgtaagagttctgcctaccctgcatgatgatcctcatttgcagcagaggggtgctagcgct
This portion of the Bufo gargarizans isolate SCDJY-AF-19 chromosome 1, ASM1485885v1, whole genome shotgun sequence genome encodes:
- the LOC122925118 gene encoding zinc finger protein 501-like isoform X1; amino-acid sequence: MMEEHQPLISQENPNKNSEENFMLSLNYNVEDEDMLLSTGENLISLNVHPGLHSTDLSYHEEPFPDQSQITSSIGQKGGERFHCGKEFTKISGLSTHRRIYTGEKSYSCSECGKCFMQKSKLVTHERIHTGEKPYSCSGCGKCFARKSVLFTHARIHIGEKPYSCSECGKCFTDKSTLVRHERSHTGEKPYSCSECGKCFAQNSDLGKHKRSHTGEKPYSCSECEKSFVDKSGLAKHRRSHTGKKPYSCSECEKLFTHKSYLVIHKRSHTGEKPYSCSECEKSFADKSDLAKHKRSHTGEKPYSCSECEKCFAQKSDLGKHKRSHTGEKPYLCSECGKCFTQKSYLVEHKRIHTGEKPFSCSECGKCFTRKAHLVKHERIHTGEKPFSCSECGKCFKEKAYLVIHERIHTGEKPYSCSECGKSFTTKSNLVTHGISHMAEMPYSCSECGKCFKTKAYLLTHERSHTREKPYSCSECGTYFTDKSNLLRHKRVHTGEKPYSC
- the LOC122925118 gene encoding zinc finger protein 501-like isoform X2 codes for the protein MLSLNYNVEDEDMLLSTGENLISLNVHPGLHSTDLSYHEEPFPDQSQITSSIGQKGGERFHCGKEFTKISGLSTHRRIYTGEKSYSCSECGKCFMQKSKLVTHERIHTGEKPYSCSGCGKCFARKSVLFTHARIHIGEKPYSCSECGKCFTDKSTLVRHERSHTGEKPYSCSECGKCFAQNSDLGKHKRSHTGEKPYSCSECEKSFVDKSGLAKHRRSHTGKKPYSCSECEKLFTHKSYLVIHKRSHTGEKPYSCSECEKSFADKSDLAKHKRSHTGEKPYSCSECEKCFAQKSDLGKHKRSHTGEKPYLCSECGKCFTQKSYLVEHKRIHTGEKPFSCSECGKCFTRKAHLVKHERIHTGEKPFSCSECGKCFKEKAYLVIHERIHTGEKPYSCSECGKSFTTKSNLVTHGISHMAEMPYSCSECGKCFKTKAYLLTHERSHTREKPYSCSECGTYFTDKSNLLRHKRVHTGEKPYSC